TTTTGATTCGTGGGTCGGTGAGGAAGACATGGTGAGGACTGTTGAATTGGGGGAGCTAGGGTTTGAATCTGAAAGCATGCAAGTAAAGTTTCCCAGGCTGCTCATAAACCTCCTCTTAAAcccttttttattacttttaggacattatttatttagaaGAAAGTCAGGTcaatgaaaattattaatgCCAAATAAAAGaactgttttatttttttttccagggTTGGCACAACATGACAAGACAACTAGTATCTTCTAGATAAAAATTACCCCTAGCAATGGAAAAGGAAAATAGGGTTTGCTAAATGGTTTAAAATCGTCCACAAAAGGAATGTCATAACATATGAAGTTTGGGAACATAACAATATATTAGCTCAATGAATTTGGTAGCCTAAAGCCATTAAATatgattaataaaattaaatatgtttgatctttttttttcttcttgatcaTTCACTTGGTTATGTAGTTCGAAATCATTCTGAACTATGAACAAATGCAACACTATTTACTATCTTCGACTTGAACAATATACAatcaagaaatttttaaaataagtataattCTCAACAATGTATTCTTTCTCTCCCTCCTTGTCATTGCACATCTTTGCCTTGTTCTGGAATCTGCCTGGTTTTTTGTGTGTGACAATTAAGCTCTTTCACACGGGTTCTACTCTTGGCGTCTGCCTTTAAGCCCATAAATGTAACAACTTCTTGAGCTTAGATAGCAAATGTTGTATATCAGACAACATTTGACATGTGAACTCTTCATGATGAATGACATTTGCCGTTTGCTAAAGTTTGGCAGTTGCTAGCACTCTGATAAGGTAATGGGGATAGATAAATGTTCATCTTTATTCTTCTTTGTGATCATCCTCTTCATGGTACGCGAAAGGAAGTGGTACTGACTTGAATGCCCGGTATTTCCCCACATTGTTCAGGTGCTCATTTTCCAACCTGataaattacaatgtatatGTCTCAGTTCACGTACAATTATCAACAAGATTGTACATGGACAGCAAAACTGCTGTGAGCTGTCCAATGTCAATTCACAGAACTTCGAAGATGATAAATACGTCAATACACAGTTTTTCTGCAAGTCATTTTAAGTTGGGAACAACTGATCCAAAAGAAAATGTGGCATCAGAGATTGTAATACCTGAAAAAATTCCACATGCCACGTCGAATCACTTCTAAGCAAGCAAATATGCTTGAGACAGTACTTCCTCGCAAAGAGTGCACGTTGAATCTTAATACCAGTTGTAGCCAGGCAAATCTGAGCAAAACATCCAAGACCTGTGAgaacaaaaaaagttaagaGTCGCTAACAGCTCATCTTAAAATGAATCGGAACAACTTAATTGTCATATGGAAGCTACCATGGCTGTGAAGTATGCACTTTTATGGTGCAGTATGAGCTTATCCCGCAAGAACTTGTTCTTGGACTTCCTTCTCAACAGCCCCCAATCGACAACTATATCCCAGTATGTGTTGAAAAGAGTTGTGATAAGTGAGCTCAGTATAACCAACACCTCCCAAGTCAAACTCTTTCTCAGTACATAAGCTGTTTTAATAACGACTGCAAGAATTGTCAAAAAGTATCTCAAGCCATTGTATGCCTGTGCTTGATCCTTTTCTTCAAACAGTCGACGGACACACTACAGTGAAAGCATAAGCATCTTTAAGTCTACTGTAAAGGAAAAAGATTCCATTTTTGAGTGTTGAAAGAAATGGCATAAAGACACTATTAAGTTATATACAGTTGTCCCACATGGGTTATGTAAGAACTTTCAAAggtgtatatataatatttaacttCCATCCTTTGCTTAAAGGTTTTGAGTTGAATGTTATATTCTTTCACATGCTATCAGAGCTAAAATTTGCAAACCCATATTAGTTTGACTAGCAGTAACAAAAATTGAAGGAAAAGAAACTATAGGAGAAATACTACGACTACAAGTAACAGAAATTGAAGGACTACAAGTAACAGAAATTGAAGGAAAAGAAACTAGGAGAAATACTACGACCGCCAGTATGGAAAGATAAACAAGACGCAACTCTACTACATagtaaccttctaccctaatttgTACCCTCCACAacctcctatctaaggtcatgctTTAGATGTGCAGATTCGTTCACAGATATCATAGGGGAATTCTAGGTTCAATGCTGATGAAAATTTCAATTTAGAAACCATTTACACCCTTAACTATGAGTCATTTCATTGCCGAGGCTTCAGTTTTCAGTAGAAGCAAGAGATATATGTTATTAGTACATTATGGAgaagacaaaaatatattaagagaAGCGAGTTCCTAACAGAAGATGATTTATGCTTAAAGCCACCTAGGATATAGCTGAGCAAGAGATGTTGGATTTTCATAAATTGTGAAAACAATCTAGAAGATGTCCCATGTCCTAGAAACAAAACACAGGCAGGGGGAATCACAAGAGATGAAAGGAGGATGGAAGATCCTTAGTGGCACTCACCTTTTCATAtacacaataatgaactaacaATCAAAAGTTGTTGTCAAACCTGAAAAAACCGAAACCAATATGGTATGATCGCTAGAATGAAGTAAAATATGTTATAGACATTGTGCCTTTGGCACATATTATGTCCATGTGAAGGTTTAATCCAAGTATAATAGCAAATGTAATACTCCAAACTCCTTATTGCTTCAACCTGTATTATGTAGGAAGTTAAAACCACTACAACAACTAAAAGACGAAGTAGAAACTAAACTCTACAATGTCGAGAAGTCACAGAACCTGGCTAGTCAGCTGGTCTGCTAGAAAGAAATCTGGAAGAGTAACCTGCACAAAATGAGAATTTAAAGAGAGAGTTAGCCCACCTGGATATAACTATATAGTTTTGATTTACGACTCATTATCTGTTGAATATACCTTGTAAAGAGGAGCACAGATACAGCGGAATACGCATCTTATAAGGAACCAACGACTTGAGCGATAAATGATGTTAAACGGGCAGAAAGTAATGGAAAGAAGTACCTGCATAGAGAATTATCTTGGGTGAAAGAAAGTAAATACAGTAGAACTGATCAGTCAGAAAGCTCTAAAATCTTACCATTATCAATCCCAGAGGAACATATTCAATATGTGTACCATACACTTCAGCTCTTGAATTCATGTGCAGATGCATCAGGAGAGCGGCAAGGACGAGCATTGCTAGACCATTGCTAAGAAGAAAGACTTCCCTATAGCTTAACTCGGTCCCTTGCTTGAAACCAAAGATAAATGCATAGTTGATTTTGTAGTGCCTCCAGAAATATATGTTTGCAGCATATAAAAGCATATGCAACACAATGTATGCATAAAAACTGCCAGACAATTCAAAACTCTTCTCTAGTCAAATTACAGGCTCAGGAAACCCCAAGTATGGTTTTTCATTATGCTGGTATTAGGTATATTCGCATAGAAAAGAGTTTAATCCTCCCTTACCTGTAAAGTGGAACTATCTTGTCCAAATAAGAGGTGCCTTCATCTTTATCTATCAACTTTCTGTCATCTCTTAATAGAATTACAGCAACTAGTAGAGCAATTGAGCAACCAGAAAAGAAGCCTGAAAATTGTGaatgataaaatttgaaataacgCGAAGGACCAAAATATAAAGGGTACTATAAAATGCAAAAAAAGACAAGatcatatctaaaaaaaaaaaatgactgtCCAATCAGTTCTGTACAACATATATTTGTATTACTTGCCTGACATGAATGTTATACgatgtttttctcttttatgcTTTGGTCGCAATATCTTCATGCCTTCTCTGCGGTTCGACTGCGAAAAATGCTTGATGAAGGTGGTCTCCACCCTGTCCAGAAGACTGGTAACCTATAGAATGGCATGATACCATCAATGATGTAACAGTCAGTTTCAAGTAAAACACTACGATAAAATTCTCGTTTTTTTACAAGAACAACATAATCCTAATGGTGGAAGGATAGATCAGACTAACCTCCTCAGAGCTCCCAAGGTAAGAGTTATCCACCATTTTCAAGTATGATCTTGCTGCTTTTCTAGATGTAATCTGCACTTGGGAAAAGGATCCAAAATTTGAGGATTTTAAGTTCCTTGGTGACAGACTGCAGCATTCCTGGAACTTGCTCAAAATGTTGCTTACACTTATAGCTAATACTCCCTCCTttacaatttatttgtctttcctttttaattgttACAGAAAGACtgtctctttcctttttggctactctttaatttcaactttccacgaCATattttaaaaccacaagattaaagggcattttggtatATTCTATATATCTTTATTTCAAGACtataagattcaaaagtcttttttactttcttaaactccgtgccaagtcataaccagataaataaattgaaacggagggagtataatgtAAATGTAATTGAAAGGCAGGCTATTGAAATAAGCTTTTGGTTAGTGAAACCTAACCTTTTCATACTTTTTGAGGATCTTGGAGAATGCAGACAGGTTCATATAGCTGTTGTAAGTTCATCCAAGAAGTAGCAGGCCAAATGCAGAGAGCCAGAGAATAATTAAATTGAAAGAATAATTTTGGAAAGGAAATAAAAGCAAGTCAGAATTTAGTTTGCACTACCTGAAGTGTTTTAGATGGCGAAGTTTTTGATAGAACTCAATGAAAATAAGCTTCAGCCTATGTTCAACCTTCTTTAGTTCCTCTTTCttataactcaaatcattcTCCTTGGATTCGCTCAAGACACCTCTTATAGTTGATATGGGACTTTCAAATGTATTAACAATCTTAACATGATCTAGGATTTCAAGAGGATCTGTTTTTTGTGAATCAGTATCTCTGTTCTCTCTTAAAGAATTGCGGTTGATGGGAAGCTTTGGATATGAAGCATTAGTCATAGAAACCTGTCTTCCATCAGTGGGGTCAAAACTTGGACTGACAGGTATATCATCTGTATCTGCACATTGACAGTGAAGAATCTGAAAATGCACTAGAACCAACTATACATAAACATCATCTGCCTAATCACACAATGAAGCGAAAGATAGTCGTAGAGTTGGGCTATGTAAGCAGATGTAAGCTGCAAGTACTAAGTTGAGATTGGACCTTGTAGCCAACTGAAGGCCAACTAAAATACAGAAGATGTGGTTTCTCTGGTAGAGCTTCAAGTACTACACTATTGAACTTTGTTGACCTTATCAAACATAGCATACTCACGCAGCTCTTACCATAATATCCAGGTTACTTGCATAattatactccctctatttcaatttatttgtcttactttcctttttagtctgtctctttcctttttttttggcaagattaaaagacattttagtACATTCTACATGACTTtagtttaaaaccacaagattcagaagtctttctttattttttcttaaaactccGGGGTAAGTCAAAaacagacaaacaaattgaaatggaaggaGTATTATTTGATGAGTTACTGTTGGTTTGTCATTGAGTCTTCTCCGAAGGGGGATCAGCAGCATGAAAATTCCAACTATCAATTTTATTGCTATATAGTTACTACCTGTTAAGCTCATAAACTCCTTATTAGAACATGTTAAAGAGTCATATTCGCTCAAAGTTGCACATCTAATATGTGAAATTCATGAAGTGGATTTGATCGAGTCCCTTACCTACAACCGTCATTCTGAGAGGAGATGTGATCCTCGAAGGTGTTGAATTGTTAATGTCCAAGGAAAGACTTTGAAGGGAAGGAAATGCATTGAAACCCGGATCCATTACCTTGATACGTAACGCGATCAAAGCATCCATCTGTTTATTCAGCAAAGTTACTTCCCTCATGACTTCATCCACCTTGTCCTTATAGAAGGTATTAACTTTGTTGAATTCATGGTCTAGTTTGTCAAAGAAGCTAATTTCATTTTCTGCTCCTTCAGGAGATGCCAGGAACTTGGTTTTGTAAAATTTTCTGTAGTTTTCGTGTGGCACCGTGTTTACTGCTATCACCTGGTTCTCAATATCACTAGTACTCTGAACACTGCCTTGTAGATTTAGACCACTAAAGTTGCGATACAATGCCAACCTCCGATCTAAAGATGTTGCAGGCGTTGGAGGCTGATTGCTTTCCTTGAAACGGCGGATCTCCTGTAATATTTGTTTGAGTCCAGTGTAGTCCACATAAGCTTCTATCCACTCTGGGACCATTTCCCTTTTGAATTCCTTACCAAACTTCATTCTTGAATGTTATAAGTATCTGTTTACGATCAAAATTTATACTCTTTTATGGAAAGCAAACGCCTGACTGTTGGGGGATATTTCTGCAAGACTCCAAATATGTGTGCCATTAACAAGTGATACAGAAAATGACAAGTGCACATCCAATAATTAGCATGATCACAAAGAAAGATTCCAGCTTTcaattaagtcataatatcCAAGATGATAGATTAGGAAGAAAATGTGAAAAGGCAAGCAAAGatataaacaaacaaacaaagtGTCTGTCCTCCCTTgcacaaattaaataacaaagaGATGAGTTTAATGTTTTGGTATCGTTGAAGTAATGTTACTTGACACTGATATGGCACCTAAACATGCATTTAAACACTAGTACAGGCTAAAATTTGGAGTTTGCAATCCATTTTTAGATAACCAGGGACTTTTAATCCACAATCTATTTATGACCATATACAATCTGCAACTCATACTTTTTTTCTCTaatattttcaactttcaacttaCTGGTAATAAGAAGCAATCTCTCAAACTAACTGAACCAGCAGAAATATGGAGAAGCTAATTACCATAAATCCAATGTTCCTCCATCAACACACTTTCTACCCATTCAACACATTACATCACTGATATTCAGAGTAACAAAACtcatataactttttaaaaaattactaaactTTAGCTAAACCAACAATCTCCTGAAATACCCAAGTCATCAGAATTCAAGAAGCTATATTAGGGGATCTTAATATTAACTTATCTCAATAATTTTGATTCCCCACCTTATAATCCCACCTTCCACTAACAAGCTTATAGTAGCAATTAGTATGTACAAATATCGTTAAGCGGATAGCAAATAGTGCTTCATTTGCCTAATAAGGTGATCTAAAGACGTGACCTACTAAGCTCAGAATTAGGTCACGTCCAAGATAAATCAGAATACTATTAATCCTCTTCTAAGCTAGaaaaagatatatacatataagaaataaagttatgtatatatttatatattaattaatttgtggaaactatacaaattaaaaaaccCATGCATGATATATTATACAGCATAATTTGGAAATGAGTCGGtgtacctttttttttcctcgCTATGTGATGCAGAAACTTGGAAGAGCTGATGATAAACAGCTTTTACCAATTTATAATTTTGGATTTTGGTTGGCTTGTGTTAACAAACAAACGTCAGCTGTAACGCGCTGGTTTAGTTAGTTATCATCCGTAAATCTCAGCGTATTACACGTGGAATATACTATGATCATTAATAAgtgtttctatttttatttttattacatcGAGGCAAGAAATAAGGCTAGGAAGAGAATCAAACTCTTATGTGAAGGTTACGTTAACACTATAATTGGTGTTTAATGTGTATGTTTACTCTAAATAGTGttcgatatttatattgagattcaattaaatataaatttatacgaTATTTCTAGagcattattttaatttttttttaaaaaaaggttctCATTTCCAAAAGTTTTAATAGGGGAGTAAGGAATCAATCGAAAAGCCAGCGATTTTTCTGTTTCATCATATGTGGTGCGGAATTTGATGCTCATTTTCCGGTCCTCATTTGATGCTATAGCAATTTTATACGCAACTTATTTGTCAAACATTCTCTTTTTTCataccaaaaataatttaataattctttatttCTCACGATAGGGGAAAAAATTGACTTTAGTTGGAATGttttaaagttaaaagagtTTTAAGTTTCATGTACtactataaaatataatataaaatgatTGTGATAGATTTCTTTAAGCTTTTCTTAAATTCTGATGATTTATTGAAAGTTTggaaaataagttaaatatttGGATTAAGAAGTTGAGATTTAAATTTCAGTGAAGAATACTTATCAAAGGtatatagttttatatctttaaaaaatcatttgtaCATGcaatcaagttatttttaaatttaaataattatagatAAACTTTGACAAGTATTTAAATGGGGATAGAAAGAGTAACTTTTTCCAAATGTCTTCcacaattattttctaaattggGTTTTGAAATATAGTATCGTGCACACAACATGACAATAGAGCATTTGTTTGTGCAATTGGTTTATGATAAACGTGATTTTTTTTTCGTATCAAAAATgacaattcttttttctttcactaaaggaatttttttttagagattttAACTGTAATGAATTTCAATGTAATTTTACAAGTGAGCAAAATCTAAAAAGATGTAGAATATATAAAGACTTTATCCCTATcttttaaatatagaaagactatctttatagaaaaataaaaagggtaTTAACGCGTTACTTAGACAAAGAGCTAAGTTTGAATGTGAAAATGTTATTGAGTATACTATTTGAATGTCAACTTGCTaatccttaaaaaaaaaaaaaaacttgtgagTTTCTTACATCAATTATTTCTTTAGAGACCTATAGGCTCTATatagatgtattttttttcaactctCTCAACTGTATTTATGTTGGCAATGATATGTTACACTTATCATcttataaacttatttaaacaacatatatAGCTCACGTTAATTCTTATCCCAAAACAGCATATTCCTTCTGTAACCCAATTTGGTTGcaatatagtattattattatttctacatATGCTTGATTATCAAGTTTCTTCATCATACTTCTAGTTTTgcctatttttaaaatttatttgtttgggGGATAGATGTTGGAACGTGCATTTATAATATTCAACTTCTAAGATTATTAAcgaactttaaaataatttataactataAGAGGTCGTGACAGAGTGGTAAGtattcattcatttttaattagaggCTAGAGGTGTTGAATCGAGCCCTAGATATGAATCACTTTTGGTAGAGAACATTAatttagagcccgtttggattgacttaaaaaaaagtagcttttaagtcaaaaataaaatgtcaaactgaaatgactttttaagtctaaaaataaaaagtagggggagacctatacttttggtttttgacttattttaagtcattttaaacttattttaagtcactTTTGACATTGCCAAACACTTCCTAACTAATttgaagtcatttttgacttattttattttttatatttgtcaaacactttcagaagttaaaaattgacttaaaagtaggtttgaccaactttcaATGCAAATCACGATTAGTTGGGTCTCAAAACGAATACTAGACATTGAGTAGAAAACAAAAACGTACGACATAATTTAACGTTGAGGGCATTACATAAGATTTAATTCTTAATTTGGATAATCGTGATGTGTAAAAGACACATAATCCATGCTTGTTGCTTTATTGTCACTAAATAGATATTCAAATCATATAATGCAAGTCAATAAGCAATCCTACAAGGTCCTATTAATTGGTCTCCATATTCTTTGCAACTATTTATGTCTACGTTTGTATGtttgttatattatttaaatttatatataaaactacCAATATAAATGTTGGGTTATAAAAAATAGTGGTAGATTATCTCTTCAAAAAACTACTACATTATTTTTGGACAAACAAGATTGTAACGTCAAAACCTCTTTCCAAAGCAATCAAGTTCCAACTTTTTATACAACATGCCTAGTGACTAGTGTCTAGTGTAATTCCACACATGAGTTTGGAGATGGTAAAGCTATGTAGACCTTATCC
The DNA window shown above is from Solanum stenotomum isolate F172 chromosome 6, ASM1918654v1, whole genome shotgun sequence and carries:
- the LOC125867393 gene encoding phosphate transporter PHO1 homolog 10-like isoform X1, producing the protein MKFGKEFKREMVPEWIEAYVDYTGLKQILQEIRRFKESNQPPTPATSLDRRLALYRNFSGLNLQGSVQSTSDIENQVIAVNTVPHENYRKFYKTKFLASPEGAENEISFFDKLDHEFNKVNTFYKDKVDEVMREVTLLNKQMDALIALRIKVMDPGFNAFPSLQSLSLDINNSTPSRITSPLRMTVVVHFQILHCQCADTDDIPVSPSFDPTDGRQVSMTNASYPKLPINRNSLRENRDTDSQKTDPLEILDHVKIVNTFESPISTIRGVLSESKENDLSYKKEELKKVEHRLKLIFIEFYQKLRHLKHFSYMNLSAFSKILKKYEKITSRKAARSYLKMVDNSYLGSSEEVTSLLDRVETTFIKHFSQSNRREGMKILRPKHKREKHRITFMSGFFSGCSIALLVAVILLRDDRKLIDKDEGTSYLDKIVPLYSFYAYIVLHMLLYAANIYFWRHYKINYAFIFGFKQGTELSYREVFLLSNGLAMLVLAALLMHLHMNSRAEVYGTHIEYVPLGLIMVLLSITFCPFNIIYRSSRWFLIRCVFRCICAPLYKVTLPDFFLADQLTSQVEAIRSLEYYICYYTWIKPSHGHNMCQRHNVYNIFYFILAIIPYWFRFFQCVRRLFEEKDQAQAYNGLRYFLTILAVVIKTAYVLRKSLTWEVLVILSSLITTLFNTYWDIVVDWGLLRRKSKNKFLRDKLILHHKSAYFTAMVLDVLLRFAWLQLVLRFNVHSLRGSTVSSIFACLEVIRRGMWNFFRLENEHLNNVGKYRAFKSVPLPFAYHEEDDHKEE
- the LOC125867393 gene encoding phosphate transporter PHO1 homolog 10-like isoform X3, which codes for MKFGKEFKREMVPEWIEAYVDYTGLKQILQEIRRFKESNQPPTPATSLDRRLALYRNFSGLNLQGSVQSTSDIENQVIAVNTVPHENYRKFYKTKFLASPEGAENEISFFDKLDHEFNKVNTFYKDKVDEVMREVTLLNKQMDALIALRIKVMDPGFNAFPSLQSLSLDINNSTPSRITSPLRMTVVDDIPVSPSFDPTDGRQVSMTNASYPKLPINRNSLRENRDTDSQKTDPLEILDHVKIVNTFESPISTIRGVLSESKENDLSYKKEELKKVEHRLKLIFIEFYQKLRHLKHFSYMNLSAFSKILKKYEKITSRKAARSYLKMVDNSYLGSSEEVTSLLDRVETTFIKHFSQSNRREGMKILRPKHKREKHRITFMSGFFSGCSIALLVAVILLRDDRKLIDKDEGTSYLDKIVPLYSFYAYIVLHMLLYAANIYFWRHYKINYAFIFGFKQGTELSYREVFLLSNGLAMLVLAALLMHLHMNSRAEVYGTHIEYVPLGLIMVLLSITFCPFNIIYRSSRWFLIRCVFRCICAPLYKVTLPDFFLADQLTSQVEAIRSLEYYICYYTWIKPSHGHNMCQRHNVYNIFYFILAIIPYWFRFFQCVRRLFEEKDQAQAYNGLRYFLTILAVVIKTAYVLRKSLTWEVLVILSSLITTLFNTYWDIVVDWGLLRRKSKNKFLRDKLILHHKSAYFTAMVLDVLLRFAWLQLVLRFNVHSLRGSTVSSIFACLEVIRRGMWNFFRLENEHLNNVGKYRAFKSVPLPFAYHEEDDHKEE
- the LOC125867393 gene encoding phosphate transporter PHO1 homolog 10-like isoform X2; amino-acid sequence: MKFGKEFKREMVPEWIEAYVDYTGLKQILQEIRRFKESNQPPTPATSLDRRLALYRNFSGLNLQGSVQSTSDIENQVIAVNTVPHENYRKFYKTKFLASPEGAENEISFFDKLDHEFNKVNTFYKDKVDEVMREVTLLNKQMDALIALRIKVMDPGFNAFPSLQSLSLDINNSTPSRITSPLRMTVVDTDDIPVSPSFDPTDGRQVSMTNASYPKLPINRNSLRENRDTDSQKTDPLEILDHVKIVNTFESPISTIRGVLSESKENDLSYKKEELKKVEHRLKLIFIEFYQKLRHLKHFSYMNLSAFSKILKKYEKITSRKAARSYLKMVDNSYLGSSEEVTSLLDRVETTFIKHFSQSNRREGMKILRPKHKREKHRITFMSGFFSGCSIALLVAVILLRDDRKLIDKDEGTSYLDKIVPLYSFYAYIVLHMLLYAANIYFWRHYKINYAFIFGFKQGTELSYREVFLLSNGLAMLVLAALLMHLHMNSRAEVYGTHIEYVPLGLIMVLLSITFCPFNIIYRSSRWFLIRCVFRCICAPLYKVTLPDFFLADQLTSQVEAIRSLEYYICYYTWIKPSHGHNMCQRHNVYNIFYFILAIIPYWFRFFQCVRRLFEEKDQAQAYNGLRYFLTILAVVIKTAYVLRKSLTWEVLVILSSLITTLFNTYWDIVVDWGLLRRKSKNKFLRDKLILHHKSAYFTAMVLDVLLRFAWLQLVLRFNVHSLRGSTVSSIFACLEVIRRGMWNFFRLENEHLNNVGKYRAFKSVPLPFAYHEEDDHKEE